The genome window AATTCTGTTGACTTGTAATATGGCAGCTTCGGGTGAAATGTCAGGATCAAGTCCGCTGCCGGAGGCAAACAACATTTCAGAAGGAATTCGGATACTGTCCTTGATTCCGTTTTCTTTGATAAACGAAGCTCTCCGCTTTTCAACCTGAACTTTAAGCTTTTTGCTGGTAGGTCCCAGATTCGAACCAGCTGATTGCAAAGGGTTATAATCACATGACGAAGGCCTGGGCCAGAAATAACGGCTAGTGTTAAAGTTCTGTCCAATTAACTGGGAACCGATAATTTTTCCGTTTTTTGTAATCAGACTTCCATTGGCCTTATCCTTAAAGGCTGTTTGGGCAATGACTGTAACGAAAACAGGGTAAACAATTCCGGTGATAATAGTTATGACCATCAGGAATTTTATTGCTATGAAAAATTGTTTTTTCATTTTTTCATTATTTAAACAGCATGTATTAAAACGAGAAACAGGTCAATCAATTTGATACCGATAAACGGCACGATTAATCCGCCAGCGCCGTAAATTAGTATATTCCGGCTTAGCAGGGAGTTTGCATTTAAAGGCCGGTATTTTACTCCTTTTAAGGCCATGGGAACAAGCAGGATAATAATCAGGGCATTGAAAATGACGGCGCTTAAAATGGCGCTTTGAGGAGTTGACAGTTTCATGATATTCAGGGCAGAGAGCGGCCCCTGATGGCTTGCTGTGGCATACAGAGTTGCAGCAATTGCTGGGATGATGGCAAAATACTTGGAAACATCATTGGCTACGCTGAAAGTAGTCAGCGCTCCGCGGGTGATGAGCAGTTGCTTTCCCGTTTCAACAACCTCAATCAGTTTGGTGGGGTTGCTGTCGAGATCAACCATATTACCGGCTTCCCGGGCTGCCTGTGTTCCTGAATTCATAGCAATCCCGACATCTGCCTGGGCCAAGGCAGGGGCATCGTTTGTGCCGTCCCCGATCATTCCGACCAGATGTCCGTTGGCTTGTTCCTGCCTGATCCTGTAAAGTTTATCTTCGGGTTTTGCTTCAGCCAGAAAATCGTCCACACCGGCTTCTGCTGCAATGGCCGCGGCAGTCAGCGGATTATCCCCGGTGATCATAACGGTGCGGATTCCCATCTTCCGGAGTTGGGCAAACCGTTGTTTGATGCCGCCTTTTACAATATCCTTTAAATGAATGACACCAAGTACCCGGTTGTTCTCTGCAACGACCAATGGCGTTGCTCCCTGTTTGGCCAGATTATTCACGGTTTCCTCCACATTTTTCGGAAAATAACCGTCATTATTTTCAATGAATTTTCTGATGGTATCCGAAGCTCCTTTCCGGATATGCCTGACGGAACCGTCGGGTAAATTAATGTCGATTCCGCTCATCCGGGTTTGGGCCGTGAAGGGAACAAAAACCGTATCTTTCTGCGGGATATTCCTACCCCTGAGGTTGAATAATTTTTTTGCAAGTACAACAATGGAACGGCCTTCAGGAGTTTCATCGGCCAGGGATGATAATTGGGCTGCATCGGCCAGCTCTTCATTGGAAATACCTTCAGCAGGGATAAACTCTGAAGCCATACGGTTTCCCAGAGTGATGGTACCGGTTTTGTCCAGCAACAGAACATCGACATCGCCGGCGGCTTCTATGGCTTTGCCGCTGGTGGCAATTACATTTTTCTGCAGAAGCCTGTCCATGCCGCTTATGCCGATTGCATTGAGCAATCCACCTATTGTCGTAGGTATCAGGCAGACCAGCAATGATATCAAAACGGGCAGCTTCAGGTTAAGAGAAGGATTCATTTTGGAGGCGATGAGGCTGTATCCGAAAAATGCCGGCAGGGATGCTACAGCCAACAGGAAAATGATGGTAAGCCCGGATAATAAAATGGTCAGTGCAATTTCATTGGGCGTTTTCTGACGTTTGGCTCCCTCAACCAGCGCAATCATCCTGTCCAGAAAAGTATTTCCCTGTTCAGAAACAATCCTGACTAAAATCCTGTCACTGATTACCTTTGTACCTCCGGTTACGGCATTCCGGTCGCCGCCGCTTTCGCGAATTACCGGAGCCGATTCTCCGGTAATGGCTGATTCATCAACACTGGCAATTCCTTCTATGACTTCGCCGTCGGCAGGAATAATATCCCCGCTTTCACAAACCACAATGTCGCCTTTTCTTAGTTCTGTGGCCATGATGATTTCTTCCTTTTTATTTAATAACCGGCGGGCTTTTGTCTGCGTGCGGCTCTTTCTGAGGCTTTCGGCCTGTGCCTTTCCCCTTCCTTCGGCAATTGCTTCCGAAAAATTGGCGAACAATACGGTGAACCATAACCAGATCGTGATCTGGAGGTTGAATGAGGAATAAGAATGGGAGAAGATTTCTCCCAGGACAATGAGTGTCGTAAGTACCGCTCCAATTCCTACAATAAATATGACCGGATTTTTGATTAAAGAAACCGGGTTTAATTTGATGAAAGAATCTTTAAGAGCCTCAATAAATATCTTTTTAGTAAACAATTTTGAATTTTGTTTCTCTGATTTGTTCATCATTCAATTATTAAAAGGTAATAGCAGAATTCATTAAAAAATGTTCAACAACAGGTCCTAACGCGAGAGCAGGGAAGAATGTCAGCCCGCCGACAATGAGGATTACTCCGATTAATAAAACAGCAAACAGCCAGTTGTCGGTTTTAAAGGTTCCAGCAGAAAGAGGTGTAATCTTTTTTGAAGCCATATTGCCTGCAATGGCCATAATGGGAATGATGACTCCAAAACGGCCGATAAGCATTCCCAAAGCAATTGTAAGGTTATAAAATACTGTATTCGCATTTAAACCGGCAAAAGCACTACCATTATTCCCGGCTGCGGAAGTGAAAGCATATAATATCTCCGACAGTCCATGCGGGCCGGCATTATTTAATCCGGATAAGCCTAAA of Bacteroidota bacterium contains these proteins:
- the kdpC gene encoding potassium-transporting ATPase subunit KdpC, with the protein product MKKQFFIAIKFLMVITIITGIVYPVFVTVIAQTAFKDKANGSLITKNGKIIGSQLIGQNFNTSRYFWPRPSSCDYNPLQSAGSNLGPTSKKLKVQVEKRRASFIKENGIKDSIRIPSEMLFASGSGLDPDISPEAAILQVNRIEKARNFNEAQCHQLISIIHKITEKPQFFMFGEEKINVFRLNLELDNIRQ
- the kdpB gene encoding potassium-transporting ATPase subunit KdpB, which codes for MNKSEKQNSKLFTKKIFIEALKDSFIKLNPVSLIKNPVIFIVGIGAVLTTLIVLGEIFSHSYSSFNLQITIWLWFTVLFANFSEAIAEGRGKAQAESLRKSRTQTKARRLLNKKEEIIMATELRKGDIVVCESGDIIPADGEVIEGIASVDESAITGESAPVIRESGGDRNAVTGGTKVISDRILVRIVSEQGNTFLDRMIALVEGAKRQKTPNEIALTILLSGLTIIFLLAVASLPAFFGYSLIASKMNPSLNLKLPVLISLLVCLIPTTIGGLLNAIGISGMDRLLQKNVIATSGKAIEAAGDVDVLLLDKTGTITLGNRMASEFIPAEGISNEELADAAQLSSLADETPEGRSIVVLAKKLFNLRGRNIPQKDTVFVPFTAQTRMSGIDINLPDGSVRHIRKGASDTIRKFIENNDGYFPKNVEETVNNLAKQGATPLVVAENNRVLGVIHLKDIVKGGIKQRFAQLRKMGIRTVMITGDNPLTAAAIAAEAGVDDFLAEAKPEDKLYRIRQEQANGHLVGMIGDGTNDAPALAQADVGIAMNSGTQAAREAGNMVDLDSNPTKLIEVVETGKQLLITRGALTTFSVANDVSKYFAIIPAIAATLYATASHQGPLSALNIMKLSTPQSAILSAVIFNALIIILLVPMALKGVKYRPLNANSLLSRNILIYGAGGLIVPFIGIKLIDLFLVLIHAV